From Vibrio aerogenes, a single genomic window includes:
- the tyrS gene encoding tyrosine--tRNA ligase translates to MASIDTALAEIKRGVEELIPEAELIEKLKEGRPLRIKLGADPTAPDIHLGHTVILNKLRTFQELGHEVTFLVGDFTGMVGDPTGKNTTRPPLTREDVLRNAETYKEQIFKILDPEKTKIQFNSEWLSELGAEGMIRLASSQTVARMLERDDFKKRYSNGQPIAIHEFMYPLLQGYDSVAMETDVELGGTDQKFNLLMGRELQKSHGQKQQVVLMMPLLVGLDGEKKMSKSAHNYIGICEAPGEMFGKIMSISDDLMWSYYDLLSFRPISEIEQLKEEVAGGRNPRDVKILLAKEIIARFHSEDAANAAEQEFINRFQKGALPDEMPEFSFDAGIAIGNLLKDSGLVNSTSDAMRMIRQGAAKVDGDKIEDTKWVPDAGTFVFQVGKRKFARVTIN, encoded by the coding sequence ATGGCAAGTATTGACACAGCACTCGCTGAAATTAAGCGGGGCGTTGAGGAGCTGATCCCTGAAGCGGAGCTTATAGAAAAATTAAAAGAAGGCCGTCCTTTACGTATTAAACTGGGCGCAGATCCAACGGCTCCTGATATCCACCTGGGGCATACAGTGATTTTAAATAAATTACGTACATTTCAGGAGCTTGGGCATGAGGTGACATTCCTGGTTGGTGACTTTACCGGTATGGTGGGTGATCCGACAGGTAAAAATACGACACGTCCACCTCTGACACGGGAAGATGTACTGAGAAATGCTGAAACATACAAAGAACAGATCTTTAAAATTTTAGATCCGGAAAAAACAAAAATTCAGTTTAACTCAGAGTGGTTGTCTGAATTAGGTGCTGAGGGCATGATCCGCCTGGCTTCAAGTCAGACCGTGGCCCGTATGCTCGAGCGTGATGACTTTAAGAAGCGCTATTCAAATGGTCAGCCCATTGCAATCCATGAATTCATGTATCCTTTGCTTCAGGGATACGATTCCGTGGCAATGGAAACTGATGTTGAACTGGGCGGTACGGATCAGAAATTTAATCTGCTGATGGGCCGTGAACTTCAGAAGTCTCATGGTCAAAAGCAACAGGTTGTTCTGATGATGCCTCTGCTGGTTGGTTTGGACGGTGAAAAGAAAATGTCTAAGTCAGCACATAATTACATTGGTATCTGTGAAGCTCCAGGTGAAATGTTTGGAAAAATTATGTCAATCTCTGATGATCTGATGTGGTCATACTACGATTTGCTGTCTTTCAGACCGATATCTGAGATAGAGCAATTGAAAGAAGAGGTTGCTGGTGGACGAAATCCAAGAGATGTGAAGATTTTACTGGCCAAAGAGATTATTGCTCGTTTCCATTCGGAAGATGCCGCAAATGCAGCAGAGCAGGAGTTCATTAATCGTTTCCAGAAAGGTGCGCTTCCGGATGAAATGCCAGAATTCTCTTTCGATGCCGGTATTGCTATCGGCAATTTATTGAAAGACTCCGGCCTCGTCAATTCTACTTCTGATGCAATGAGAATGATCCGTCAGGGGGCTGCAAAGGTTGATGGTGATAAGATTGAAGATACAAAATGGGTTCCGGATGCCGGGACATTTGTATTTCAGGTGGGTAAGCGTAAGTTTGCCCGGGTAACCATCAATTAG
- the greA gene encoding transcription elongation factor GreA translates to MEKVPMTARGEALLREELDRLLKLRPKISQAIAEARELGDLKENAEYHAAREEQGICEAQIRDIEYKLSVAQIIDVTKLDNTGKIIFGSTVSLVDVDTEEEKRYQIVGDDEADIKAGRISVSSPIARGLIGKMEGDEVVITTPGGEKVFEVDCVDYI, encoded by the coding sequence ATGGAAAAAGTCCCAATGACAGCTCGCGGCGAAGCGCTGCTGCGAGAAGAGCTTGACAGACTCCTGAAGTTAAGGCCGAAAATTTCACAAGCAATTGCCGAAGCTCGAGAGCTGGGTGATCTTAAAGAAAATGCTGAATATCATGCAGCCCGAGAAGAGCAGGGTATCTGTGAAGCTCAAATTCGAGATATTGAATATAAACTATCAGTGGCTCAGATTATCGATGTTACCAAGCTTGACAATACTGGTAAGATTATTTTTGGATCAACAGTAAGTTTGGTTGATGTTGATACAGAAGAAGAGAAACGTTACCAGATTGTTGGTGATGATGAAGCGGATATTAAAGCTGGAAGGATATCTGTCAGTTCTCCGATTGCCCGGGGGTTAATCGGTAAAATGGAAGGTGATGAAGTCGTCATCACGACGCCTGGTGGAGAGAAAGTTTTTGAAGTCGATTGTGTTGACTACATCTGA
- the rsmC gene encoding 16S rRNA (guanine(1207)-N(2))-methyltransferase RsmC: MSNYSAPSQITERQQAYFKDKHVLIAGELEDNYPVALSSVCKSVAVFTTHYGYYLQSEKYKEVNTYYGAELDDNIKADIVLLYWPKAKQEAGYLLAMLMSKLGTGTEIVVVGENRSGVKSIEKMFEPYGRIHKYDSARRCSFYWGECCQTPQIFDLQKWFKTYQINVGNQPVTIKSLPGVFSHGRLDDGSKLLLETLKEPRGKVLDFGCGAGVIGVVAASQNSGIRLSMCDVSALAIESAKATLAANGLDGEVFPSDVYSDIHEKYDYIISNPPFHSGLETNYHAAESLLSRAPEYLNQHGQLVIVANSFLKYSPLIEQAFGQCQTLAKNSRFAIYQAQQK, from the coding sequence ATGTCGAATTACAGCGCCCCAAGCCAGATAACTGAGCGTCAGCAAGCCTATTTTAAAGATAAGCATGTCCTTATCGCCGGAGAACTCGAAGATAACTATCCCGTTGCCCTTTCATCTGTATGTAAATCCGTCGCAGTATTTACAACACATTATGGGTATTACCTTCAGTCAGAAAAATATAAAGAAGTTAATACTTACTATGGTGCTGAGTTAGACGACAATATCAAAGCTGACATCGTACTGCTTTACTGGCCTAAAGCAAAACAGGAAGCCGGTTACCTGCTGGCAATGCTTATGTCTAAATTAGGGACAGGCACAGAAATTGTGGTTGTGGGTGAAAACCGCTCTGGTGTAAAAAGTATAGAAAAAATGTTTGAGCCATACGGCAGAATTCATAAGTATGATTCAGCCCGTCGCTGCTCTTTTTATTGGGGAGAATGTTGCCAAACGCCACAAATATTTGACCTGCAGAAGTGGTTCAAGACTTACCAGATAAACGTAGGTAATCAGCCTGTTACGATCAAAAGCCTTCCTGGTGTCTTTAGCCACGGCCGTCTGGATGACGGCAGTAAATTACTTCTGGAGACGCTGAAAGAACCTCGGGGAAAAGTACTGGATTTCGGGTGTGGCGCCGGTGTCATTGGGGTTGTGGCCGCCAGTCAAAACTCCGGAATCCGTCTTTCTATGTGTGATGTCAGTGCATTAGCGATTGAATCTGCAAAAGCAACGCTGGCAGCAAATGGTCTGGATGGTGAAGTATTTCCCTCAGATGTTTATTCTGATATCCATGAGAAATATGATTATATTATCAGCAACCCACCGTTTCATTCAGGTCTGGAGACGAACTATCATGCAGCAGAGTCGCTTCTTTCCCGGGCTCCTGAATATTTAAATCAGCATGGTCAACTCGTCATTGTTGCCAATAGTTTCTTAAAGTATTCGCCATTGATCGAACAAGCATTCGGTCAATGTCAAACATTAGCGAAAAATTCCCGGTTTGCTATCTATCAGGCTCAACAGAAGTAA
- a CDS encoding peptidoglycan DD-metalloendopeptidase family protein yields MLSIFARLPRVHQILIGFFALLTLVSVFLPNAKTLTKNENQLEIGRHYPVPINPEVLDSLSEVSLQPHIHWKTYQVKSGESAARLFQRIGLTSKLLYQLTSSNKDIHYQLTHLKPGDKLHFGFDQKNQLIRLKRSLTAYKTFEITKKDKGFTSGFDTKEIHYQYNYAEAQITSNFWNAAISAGLTPNQIMQLAGIFGWDIDFALDIRKGDHFALLYQDEIVEGEVIGHGNIIAATFTNQGDTFKAIFDDKSGNYYDASGRAMKKAFLRSPLDFRRVSSNFNPRRLHPVTGRVRPHRGTDYVAPVGTPIWAAGDGIVIKSSYNKFNGNYVFIKHSNTYITKYLHLKRRKVKTGQRVKQGQTIGYLGGTGRVTGPHLHYEFLVHGVHKNPRTVKLPQSKSLSGNPKRTFIANAKIRLQKLEHFSHLMFAKR; encoded by the coding sequence ATGTTATCTATTTTTGCCCGTCTTCCACGGGTACATCAAATATTGATTGGATTCTTTGCTCTGCTGACGTTAGTCAGTGTTTTTTTACCAAATGCAAAAACATTGACAAAAAATGAAAATCAGCTGGAAATCGGACGTCACTATCCGGTTCCGATCAACCCGGAAGTTTTGGATTCATTGTCTGAAGTTTCCCTACAGCCTCATATTCACTGGAAAACCTATCAGGTAAAATCAGGGGAAAGTGCTGCCAGATTGTTTCAACGTATCGGCCTGACTTCTAAGCTTTTGTATCAACTGACCAGTAGTAATAAAGATATTCACTATCAGTTAACACATCTCAAACCCGGAGATAAGCTTCACTTTGGCTTCGATCAAAAAAATCAGTTAATCCGGCTCAAACGTTCATTGACTGCCTATAAAACATTTGAGATTACGAAAAAGGATAAAGGGTTTACGTCCGGATTCGATACAAAAGAAATCCACTATCAATACAACTATGCAGAAGCGCAGATTACATCAAACTTCTGGAATGCAGCCATTTCTGCCGGGCTGACTCCAAATCAAATCATGCAACTTGCAGGTATATTTGGCTGGGATATCGATTTTGCATTAGATATCCGTAAAGGAGATCACTTTGCATTACTTTACCAGGATGAAATCGTTGAAGGTGAGGTGATTGGGCATGGAAACATCATTGCTGCGACTTTTACCAATCAGGGAGATACTTTTAAGGCGATCTTCGACGATAAATCCGGCAATTATTATGATGCCAGCGGCCGGGCTATGAAAAAAGCATTCCTGCGTTCGCCGCTTGACTTCAGGCGGGTTTCATCCAACTTTAATCCGCGACGACTTCACCCCGTGACAGGCAGAGTCAGACCTCACCGGGGAACCGATTATGTCGCCCCGGTTGGCACACCAATCTGGGCTGCTGGTGATGGCATTGTCATCAAATCCAGCTATAACAAATTTAATGGGAACTATGTTTTTATCAAACATAGCAATACCTATATTACGAAATATCTTCATTTAAAGCGCCGGAAGGTAAAAACGGGACAAAGAGTCAAACAGGGGCAAACCATCGGTTACCTTGGAGGAACGGGGCGTGTCACCGGGCCACATTTACATTATGAATTTCTTGTCCACGGAGTTCACAAGAATCCCAGGACCGTTAAACTTCCTCAATCCAAATCTCTTAGTGGTAATCCAAAAAGAACGTTTATTGCTAATGCAAAAATACGATTGCAAAAACTCGAACATTTCAGTCACTTAATGTTTGCGAAACGGTAA
- the erpA gene encoding iron-sulfur cluster insertion protein ErpA, producing the protein MSELNVPLTFSDAAAKRVKSLIAEEENPALMLRVYITGGGCSGFQYGFTFDETVNEGDTTIENEGVTLVVDPMSLQYLIGGEVDYTEGLEGSRFFVNNPNATTTCGCGASFSV; encoded by the coding sequence GTGAGCGAGTTAAACGTGCCCTTGACATTTTCTGATGCTGCTGCAAAGCGAGTTAAGTCACTGATTGCCGAGGAAGAAAATCCTGCATTAATGTTACGTGTTTATATCACCGGGGGGGGATGTAGTGGTTTTCAATATGGTTTTACATTTGATGAGACTGTCAATGAAGGGGATACGACGATTGAAAATGAGGGAGTCACACTGGTCGTTGACCCCATGAGTTTACAATATCTGATTGGGGGAGAAGTTGATTATACTGAAGGACTTGAAGGTTCCCGCTTTTTTGTGAATAACCCCAATGCAACAACAACGTGTGGTTGTGGTGCCTCTTTCAGCGTTTAA
- a CDS encoding porin, which produces MKRTLIALAVAGAAVATGVNAGELYNQDGTTLSLGGRAEARMSIKDGDVSDVSRVRVNVSGKQEISDDLYGVGFYEAQYTTNDLDANGNSNSESSSIEHRYAYAGLGGNFGEITYGKNDAALGVITDFTDIMDYHGAKASKKLESADRIDNLLSYKGDFNDLSVKAAYRFADRTISTDGNDYDDNDADAFSLSGIYTVADTGLAIGLGYADQNDLANQWMLTASYTWNDLYVSALYSAADLDDTDNDYDGFELAASYTMDKTVFYVTYNKGELDDGHVAFFDADDLAVEVAYFFKPNFRGYVSYDFNMLDDDEVGDAAAEDEAVLGLRYDF; this is translated from the coding sequence ATGAAAAGAACTCTGATTGCTCTTGCGGTTGCAGGTGCTGCAGTGGCAACTGGTGTGAACGCTGGTGAACTATACAACCAAGACGGCACTACTTTATCCCTGGGTGGCCGTGCTGAAGCTCGCATGTCTATCAAAGACGGTGATGTTTCTGACGTAAGCCGTGTACGTGTGAATGTTTCAGGCAAACAGGAAATCAGTGATGACCTGTATGGCGTTGGTTTCTACGAAGCTCAGTACACAACAAATGACTTGGATGCTAACGGTAATTCAAATAGCGAGAGCTCATCTATCGAACATCGTTATGCCTATGCTGGTCTGGGCGGTAACTTCGGTGAAATTACTTACGGTAAAAATGATGCAGCTTTAGGTGTGATTACTGATTTCACTGATATCATGGATTATCATGGCGCAAAAGCATCTAAAAAACTTGAGTCAGCTGATCGTATCGATAACCTACTATCTTATAAGGGTGACTTTAACGATCTTTCCGTAAAGGCAGCTTATCGCTTTGCGGATCGTACAATATCAACTGATGGTAATGATTATGATGACAATGATGCAGATGCATTTTCTCTGTCTGGAATCTACACAGTTGCTGATACTGGCTTAGCTATTGGTTTGGGTTATGCAGACCAAAACGACCTAGCAAATCAATGGATGTTGACAGCTTCATACACTTGGAATGACTTGTATGTTTCTGCATTATACTCTGCTGCTGATCTTGACGACACAGATAATGATTATGATGGCTTTGAATTAGCAGCATCTTATACAATGGACAAAACTGTTTTTTATGTAACTTACAACAAAGGTGAGTTAGATGATGGACATGTCGCATTCTTTGATGCTGATGACTTAGCTGTTGAAGTTGCTTACTTCTTCAAACCTAACTTCCGTGGCTATGTATCATATGACTTCAACATGCTGGACGATGATGAAGTTGGTGATGCAGCAGCTGAAGACGAAGCAGTACTGGGTCTTCGTTACGACTTCTAA
- the dacB gene encoding serine-type D-Ala-D-Ala carboxypeptidase — protein sequence MPQMIRLFFIFIFGSFQTVLAHAANYNAASILPPTSRASLIVESLNNTNRAIDIRSNTFSPPASTMKLLTALAAKLELGDQFRFRTNLLQSQDDFILRFSGDPQLMTADLKQLLHNLKVQGINTIKGNLWLDNSLFSGYERAIGWPWDILGVCYSAPSSVITLDKNCVPGSIYTLPNGKTRVYIPEQYPIHISTQARAVSSQEQRQQLCDLELHADQENHYQLSGCIRERTKPLPLKFALQNTDLYTKRTVYKILSQLNIRIQGEVRLGKPISPRTSWRKIAYHDSKPLSELIRVMLRKSDNLIANNLTKMLGHQFFLQPGSFANGTEAIKQILLSKAQLDIQNAQLVDGSGLSRNNRLTANQMASVLRYIWQHDKELHLISSLPVAGKNGTLKYRRSMQLSSIKGHLAAKSGSIYGSYNMAGYGLNAQGNPTVLFVQFVSDYFPEMNQDQDKKDHSLENFEKQFYNDVIQKSQIVSSKH from the coding sequence ATGCCCCAGATGATTCGGCTGTTCTTCATTTTTATCTTCGGATCTTTTCAGACCGTTCTCGCTCACGCTGCTAACTATAATGCTGCGTCCATTTTACCACCAACCTCCCGTGCTTCATTGATTGTTGAGTCTTTGAACAATACAAATCGTGCTATTGACATCCGCAGTAATACATTTTCCCCCCCAGCAAGTACGATGAAGTTACTTACAGCTCTTGCAGCAAAACTGGAATTAGGTGATCAATTTCGTTTCAGGACAAACCTGCTTCAATCTCAAGATGATTTTATTCTTCGGTTTTCCGGGGATCCTCAGCTGATGACAGCAGATTTAAAACAGTTACTGCACAACCTAAAAGTGCAAGGCATCAATACTATAAAAGGTAACCTCTGGCTGGATAACTCCTTATTTTCTGGTTATGAACGTGCTATTGGGTGGCCGTGGGACATTCTCGGCGTATGCTATAGTGCTCCTTCAAGTGTCATTACATTAGATAAAAACTGTGTCCCCGGCTCAATCTACACTCTGCCAAATGGGAAAACCCGGGTTTATATTCCGGAACAATATCCGATACACATATCAACTCAGGCCAGAGCGGTTTCATCACAAGAACAAAGGCAACAATTGTGCGATTTGGAACTCCATGCAGATCAGGAAAATCACTATCAGCTTTCTGGTTGTATCAGGGAAAGAACAAAGCCGTTACCGTTAAAATTTGCACTACAAAATACTGATTTATATACAAAAAGAACCGTTTACAAAATACTTAGTCAACTGAATATTCGTATTCAGGGTGAGGTTCGATTAGGGAAACCGATATCTCCCCGGACCTCATGGCGTAAAATTGCATATCATGACTCAAAACCTTTATCTGAGCTCATCAGGGTTATGTTAAGAAAATCGGATAACTTAATTGCGAATAACCTGACTAAAATGCTGGGACATCAATTTTTTTTGCAACCCGGTAGTTTTGCAAACGGGACTGAAGCTATCAAGCAAATCCTGCTATCCAAAGCACAGTTAGATATCCAGAATGCACAGTTAGTTGATGGCTCTGGTTTATCAAGAAATAACCGCTTAACAGCAAATCAAATGGCATCTGTACTCCGCTATATATGGCAGCATGATAAAGAATTACACCTCATATCATCCTTGCCCGTTGCCGGAAAAAATGGAACACTGAAATACAGAAGAAGTATGCAGCTTTCCAGTATTAAAGGGCACCTTGCAGCAAAAAGTGGCTCAATATACGGTAGCTATAATATGGCAGGTTACGGGTTAAATGCTCAAGGCAATCCAACCGTTTTATTTGTTCAGTTTGTTTCAGACTATTTCCCTGAAATGAATCAGGACCAAGATAAGAAAGATCACTCTCTGGAAAATTTTGAAAAACAATTTTATAACGATGTGATCCAGAAAAGCCAAATTGTCAGCAGTAAGCACTAG
- a CDS encoding ammonium transporter, which yields MELSVTVTELRYALDTFFFLVSGALVMWMAAGFAMLESGLVRSKNTTEILTKNFVLYAIACTMYLLIGYNIMYVDNSEGGWLPSLGALIGTQAEGADHSLESDFFFQVVFVATSMSVVSGAVAERMKLWAFLVFSVILTGVIYPVEGYWTWGGGFLSAAGFSDFAGSGIVHMAGAAAALAGVLLLGARKGKYGKNGEIYPIPGSNMPLATLGTFILWFGWFGFNGGSQLMVSDFENATAVGKIFLNTNAAAAAGALAALMVCKTTWGKADLTMVLNGALAGLVAITADPLSPSPVYSVIIGAVAGVLVVFSIIALDKIKVDDPVGAISVHGVCGLFGLLVVPVSNGDASFGSQLLGAVVIFVWVFATSLIVWGILKATMGIRVTEEEEMEGMDMHDCGVGAYPEFVTVK from the coding sequence ATGGAATTATCAGTAACAGTAACTGAGTTACGTTACGCGCTTGACACCTTTTTCTTTCTCGTTTCTGGCGCACTTGTTATGTGGATGGCTGCTGGTTTCGCGATGCTGGAATCAGGATTGGTTCGGTCAAAGAATACAACAGAGATACTGACAAAGAACTTTGTACTTTATGCGATTGCCTGCACTATGTATCTGCTTATCGGTTATAACATTATGTATGTTGATAACAGTGAAGGTGGATGGCTTCCTTCTCTGGGCGCTTTAATTGGTACACAGGCGGAAGGTGCTGATCACTCTCTGGAGTCGGATTTCTTCTTCCAGGTCGTATTTGTCGCAACATCGATGTCTGTTGTTTCCGGTGCTGTTGCTGAACGAATGAAATTGTGGGCTTTCCTTGTTTTCTCTGTAATTCTGACTGGCGTGATTTATCCTGTTGAGGGTTATTGGACCTGGGGTGGTGGATTCTTGTCAGCAGCAGGATTCAGTGACTTTGCCGGTTCTGGTATCGTTCATATGGCCGGTGCTGCGGCTGCATTAGCCGGTGTATTACTGCTTGGTGCCCGTAAAGGTAAATATGGAAAGAATGGTGAGATATATCCGATTCCTGGATCAAACATGCCTTTAGCCACTTTAGGGACTTTCATTCTGTGGTTCGGCTGGTTTGGATTCAACGGTGGTTCACAGCTGATGGTATCTGATTTTGAGAATGCCACTGCTGTTGGTAAAATCTTCCTGAATACGAATGCGGCAGCAGCTGCGGGTGCACTTGCAGCACTGATGGTGTGTAAAACGACCTGGGGTAAAGCTGATTTAACGATGGTTCTGAATGGTGCGTTAGCAGGTCTGGTTGCAATCACTGCAGATCCGTTATCACCGTCACCTGTTTATTCAGTCATTATCGGTGCAGTCGCTGGTGTATTAGTGGTCTTCTCAATTATTGCACTGGATAAAATTAAGGTTGATGATCCTGTGGGTGCTATTTCTGTTCACGGTGTTTGTGGATTATTTGGCCTGTTGGTTGTTCCTGTAAGTAATGGTGACGCGTCATTTGGTTCACAGCTGCTCGGTGCCGTTGTTATCTTCGTCTGGGTTTTTGCTACCAGTCTGATCGTATGGGGTATTCTGAAAGCAACTATGGGTATCCGTGTGACAGAAGAAGAAGAGATGGAAGGGATGGACATGCACGATTGTGGTGTTGGTGCTTATCCTGAGTTTGTTACCGTTAAATAA
- a CDS encoding AI-2E family transporter — MSDKTKISSSHRVIISALLVAAAACYFLIEPYINSIILAFIISLLVFPVHERIESKITSSKNIASLLSCITLTFIIVIPLLFVFGAIIDQGLKFSQNLYQWGSHGGIQEILNHPWVLSLLKFVNSYLPFDKIEPAQVAQKIAQLASQFGAQIVGISAKMLGDATAFIMNFFLMLFVLFFLLRDHEKIIKTLRHVLPLSRTQEDKLLTEVEKVSKSAVMGSFLTALAQGTAGGIGMWLAGFPGLFWGTMMGFTSFIPVVGTALIWIPASIYLLLTGQTYWAIFLAVWSIAVVGSIDNLLRPFLMQGSAGMNTLMIFFSLLGGIHLFGLMGLLYGPLIFAITIVLFNIYEEEFKSFLDQQDNS, encoded by the coding sequence GTGTCAGATAAAACCAAGATATCATCCAGTCACCGGGTTATAATTAGTGCTTTGCTGGTTGCGGCTGCAGCCTGCTATTTTTTAATTGAGCCTTATATAAACTCTATTATTCTCGCCTTTATTATCTCTTTACTCGTTTTTCCTGTGCATGAAAGAATTGAGTCAAAAATTACTTCCAGCAAGAATATCGCCTCACTACTTTCATGCATTACACTGACTTTTATTATCGTTATTCCGCTTTTATTTGTATTTGGCGCGATTATTGATCAGGGACTCAAGTTCTCACAAAACCTTTATCAGTGGGGAAGTCATGGTGGCATTCAGGAAATACTGAACCATCCATGGGTACTCAGTTTACTGAAGTTCGTCAATTCCTACCTGCCGTTTGATAAGATTGAACCGGCACAGGTTGCGCAAAAAATTGCGCAATTAGCCAGTCAGTTTGGAGCTCAGATTGTCGGAATCAGTGCCAAGATGCTTGGTGATGCGACCGCCTTTATTATGAATTTCTTTCTGATGTTATTTGTGTTGTTTTTTCTGTTGCGTGATCATGAAAAAATTATCAAAACATTACGTCATGTCCTGCCTCTGAGCCGGACTCAGGAAGATAAGTTACTCACCGAAGTAGAAAAAGTATCTAAGTCAGCTGTAATGGGCTCATTCCTTACGGCACTGGCTCAGGGCACAGCTGGCGGCATTGGTATGTGGCTTGCTGGTTTTCCCGGGTTATTCTGGGGAACAATGATGGGCTTTACATCTTTCATCCCTGTCGTCGGCACTGCGTTGATATGGATTCCGGCAAGTATTTATTTACTTTTAACGGGTCAAACATACTGGGCCATTTTTCTGGCTGTATGGAGTATTGCCGTTGTCGGTTCGATAGACAATTTACTCCGGCCTTTCCTGATGCAGGGCAGTGCCGGCATGAATACCCTGATGATCTTTTTCTCGCTGCTGGGAGGTATTCACTTATTCGGACTGATGGGACTTTTGTATGGTCCGCTGATATTTGCCATCACTATTGTTCTTTTCAACATTTATGAAGAAGAATTCAAGTCCTTCCTTGACCAGCAGGACAATAGCTAG
- the hemL gene encoding glutamate-1-semialdehyde 2,1-aminomutase: protein MSKSSDLYNRAQIKIPGGVNSPVRAFNGVGGSPVFIDRADGPLVFDVDGKAYIDYVGSWGPMILGHNHAAIRESVIDAVQRGLSFGAPTAQEIAIAELVSQLVPSMEQLRMVNSGTEATMSAIRLARGYTGRNKIIKFEGCYHGHADSLLVKAGSGALTLGQPSSPGVPDDFAKHTLTARFNDLDSVRALLEANKDEVACIIVEPVAGNMNCIPPVDGFLDGLRELCDQEKALLIFDEVMTGFRVALGGAQAYYHVTPDLTTLGKIIGGGMPVGAFGGRKEIMQAIAPTGPVYQAGTLSGNPVAMAAGYTCLKLLMEEGNEQRLAKKTKRLADGMKQLASDYHIPLLVHQVGGMFGFFFTDQDKIACYEDVVKCDVERFKRFFHLMLQHGVYLAPSAYEAGFVSLAHSSKEIEATLEAVERCFAIMASES, encoded by the coding sequence ATGAGCAAATCATCCGATTTATACAACAGAGCACAAATTAAAATTCCGGGAGGTGTGAACTCTCCTGTCAGAGCTTTTAACGGTGTTGGCGGCTCGCCCGTTTTTATCGATCGGGCTGATGGCCCTTTAGTTTTTGATGTGGATGGTAAAGCTTATATCGATTATGTTGGTTCATGGGGGCCAATGATTTTAGGTCATAATCATGCAGCAATCCGTGAAAGTGTGATTGATGCGGTGCAGCGGGGTCTCAGCTTTGGTGCACCAACTGCTCAGGAAATAGCCATAGCAGAGCTCGTCTCTCAGCTTGTCCCATCGATGGAACAATTACGGATGGTGAACTCAGGTACAGAGGCAACCATGAGTGCTATCAGACTTGCCCGTGGGTATACGGGCCGTAACAAAATCATTAAATTTGAAGGTTGTTATCACGGACATGCAGATAGTTTGCTGGTCAAAGCCGGCTCCGGAGCTCTGACATTAGGCCAGCCCAGCTCCCCGGGAGTTCCTGATGATTTTGCAAAACATACACTGACAGCCCGCTTCAACGATCTGGACTCCGTTCGGGCCTTACTTGAAGCAAATAAAGATGAAGTTGCCTGTATCATTGTTGAACCTGTCGCAGGTAATATGAATTGTATTCCCCCGGTCGATGGCTTCCTTGACGGTTTAAGAGAACTGTGTGATCAGGAAAAAGCGCTGTTAATTTTTGATGAAGTGATGACAGGTTTCAGAGTCGCACTTGGCGGGGCTCAGGCTTACTATCATGTCACCCCAGACCTGACAACATTGGGTAAAATCATTGGTGGAGGAATGCCTGTTGGTGCATTTGGTGGCCGAAAAGAGATTATGCAGGCAATTGCTCCAACAGGGCCGGTTTATCAGGCGGGGACACTCTCAGGCAACCCTGTTGCGATGGCAGCCGGCTATACATGCCTTAAATTACTGATGGAAGAAGGCAATGAACAACGCCTGGCTAAAAAAACCAAAAGACTTGCTGACGGAATGAAACAGCTTGCCAGCGATTATCACATTCCTCTTTTAGTCCATCAGGTTGGCGGCATGTTTGGTTTCTTCTTTACTGATCAGGATAAAATCGCCTGCTATGAAGATGTTGTCAAATGTGATGTTGAACGCTTCAAGCGCTTTTTCCATCTGATGCTTCAACATGGTGTTTACCTCGCGCCTTCAGCTTATGAAGCTGGCTTCGTGTCACTTGCACATTCCTCTAAAGAAATAGAAGCAACTCTGGAAGCTGTTGAACGCTGTTTTGCCATCATGGCCTCTGAGTCCTGA
- the yhbY gene encoding ribosome assembly RNA-binding protein YhbY: MNLSTKQKQYLKGLAHHLKPVVLMGANGLTEAVLAEIDLALNHHELIKVKIASEDRETKKLIIDAIVRETKAEQVQTIGKVLVLYRVSEERKIELPRK; the protein is encoded by the coding sequence ATGAATTTAAGTACTAAACAGAAACAATATCTTAAAGGCCTTGCACATCATTTAAAACCCGTTGTTTTAATGGGTGCGAATGGACTGACAGAAGCCGTGCTTGCAGAAATTGATCTTGCTTTGAACCACCATGAACTTATCAAAGTAAAAATTGCTTCTGAAGACAGAGAAACGAAGAAATTAATTATCGACGCGATCGTCCGGGAAACAAAAGCAGAACAAGTCCAGACCATAGGCAAAGTATTAGTACTTTATCGGGTTTCTGAGGAACGAAAGATTGAATTACCCAGAAAATAA